One Corvus moneduloides isolate bCorMon1 chromosome Z, bCorMon1.pri, whole genome shotgun sequence genomic window carries:
- the LOC116438370 gene encoding cytochrome c oxidase subunit 7C, mitochondrial codes for MLSAGVRRFATSAIRRSHYEEGPGKNLPFSVDNKWRLLAMMCAFFGSGFGAPFLIVRHQLLKK; via the exons ATGTTGTCCGCCGGCGTCCGCCGCTTCGCTACCTCTGCCATCCGCCGCAGCCACTATGAGGAGGGACCCGGGAAG aaccTCCCATTTTCTGTGGACAACAAGTGGCGGCTGCTCGCGATGATGTGTGCATTCTTCGGGAGTGGATTTGGTGCCCCTTTCCTCATAGTCAGACACCAGCTCCTGAAGAAATGA